From the genome of Bradyrhizobium elkanii USDA 76, one region includes:
- a CDS encoding LLM class flavin-dependent oxidoreductase, whose translation MKKIGFLSFGHWTPSPQSQARSAADVLLQSIDLAVAAEELGADGAYFRVHHFARQLASPFPLLAAVGARTSRIEIGTAVIDMRYENPLYMIEDAGAADLIARGRLQLGISRGSPEQVIDGWRYFGYQPGEGETDADMGRRHAEIFLDMLRGQGFAQPNPRPMFPNPPGLLRLEPLSEGLRERIWWGAGSNATAVWAAKLGMNLQSSTLKSDETGEAFHIQQAAQIRAYRAAWKEAGHTREPRVSVSRSIFALVDDRDRAYFGNGQEEDQIGFIDERTRAIFGRGYAAEPDRLIEQLKTDEAIAEADTLLLTVPNQLGVAYNAHVIETILTQIAPALGWR comes from the coding sequence ATGAAGAAGATCGGATTCCTTTCGTTCGGGCACTGGACGCCCTCGCCGCAGTCGCAGGCCCGCTCAGCCGCGGATGTGCTGCTGCAATCCATCGACCTCGCGGTCGCCGCCGAAGAACTCGGCGCGGACGGCGCGTATTTTCGCGTCCATCACTTCGCCCGCCAACTGGCCTCGCCGTTCCCGCTGCTGGCGGCGGTCGGCGCCAGGACCAGCCGGATCGAAATCGGCACCGCCGTGATCGACATGCGCTACGAAAATCCGCTCTACATGATCGAGGACGCCGGCGCGGCCGACCTGATCGCGAGGGGACGCCTGCAACTCGGCATCAGCCGCGGCTCGCCCGAGCAGGTGATCGATGGCTGGCGCTATTTCGGCTATCAGCCCGGCGAGGGCGAGACCGACGCCGACATGGGCCGGCGTCACGCCGAGATCTTCCTCGACATGCTGCGCGGCCAGGGATTTGCGCAGCCCAATCCACGGCCGATGTTTCCCAATCCTCCCGGACTGCTGCGGCTCGAACCGCTCTCGGAAGGCCTGCGCGAGCGCATCTGGTGGGGCGCCGGCTCGAACGCCACCGCGGTGTGGGCGGCGAAGCTCGGGATGAACCTGCAGAGCTCGACGCTGAAGAGCGACGAGACCGGAGAGGCTTTCCACATCCAGCAGGCGGCCCAGATCCGGGCCTATCGCGCCGCCTGGAAGGAGGCCGGGCACACGCGCGAGCCGCGGGTCTCGGTGAGCCGCAGCATCTTCGCGCTGGTCGACGATCGCGACCGCGCCTATTTCGGCAACGGGCAGGAGGAAGACCAGATCGGCTTCATCGACGAGAGGACGCGCGCGATCTTCGGCCGCGGCTACGCCGCCGAGCCGGACAGGCTGATCGAGCAGCTCAAGACCGATGAGGCGATCGCGGAGGCCGATACCTTGCTCCTGACCGTCCCCAATCAGCTCGGCGTCGCCTACAACGCGCATGTGATCGAGACGATCCTGACCCAGATCGCGCCCGCTTTGGGCTGGCGCTGA
- a CDS encoding cytochrome P450: protein MSTAPHFDIDVPAFWQDPYPALKRMRKEAPIAFVPQLGSTLLCSRDDIFISEKQIDVFSSHQPEGLMNKLMGHNMMRKDGDAHMNERKAIFPAISPKTVRSHWTAQFAAHATRILDELKPDGVVDFVQAFALPFSAECLKSITGLTNMRFQDMNAWSQGMIDGIANYVGDPAIEARCHAATSGIDAAIDDMVPRLRKTPDLSLLGVMLQTDMPMESVRANIKLAISGGQNEPRDAIAGTVWALLTHPDQLALATSGTIPWLQVFEEYARWISPIGMSPRRIAKPWTIRDVAFETNERVFLMFGSANRDEKHFDRPDAFDVRRDAGKSIAFGAGPHFCAGAWASRAMVADVALPAIFNRLTNLRLIEHKPARIGGWAFRGLLDLPVTWDA, encoded by the coding sequence GTGAGCACCGCGCCCCATTTCGACATCGACGTCCCCGCCTTCTGGCAGGATCCCTATCCGGCGCTGAAGCGCATGCGCAAGGAGGCGCCGATCGCCTTCGTGCCGCAGCTCGGCAGCACGCTGCTGTGCAGCCGCGACGACATCTTCATCTCGGAAAAGCAGATCGACGTGTTCTCGTCGCACCAGCCCGAGGGGCTGATGAACAAACTGATGGGCCACAACATGATGCGCAAGGACGGCGATGCGCACATGAACGAGCGCAAGGCGATCTTTCCGGCGATCTCGCCCAAGACCGTCAGATCGCACTGGACCGCGCAGTTCGCAGCACACGCGACGCGCATCCTCGATGAGCTGAAGCCGGACGGCGTGGTCGATTTCGTGCAGGCCTTCGCGCTGCCATTCTCGGCCGAATGCCTGAAGTCGATCACCGGCCTCACCAATATGCGCTTCCAGGACATGAATGCGTGGTCGCAGGGCATGATCGACGGTATCGCCAATTATGTCGGCGATCCCGCGATCGAGGCGCGCTGCCATGCTGCAACCTCCGGGATCGATGCCGCGATCGACGACATGGTCCCCAGGCTGCGCAAGACGCCCGACCTCAGCCTGCTCGGCGTGATGCTGCAGACCGACATGCCGATGGAGAGCGTGCGCGCCAATATCAAGCTTGCGATCTCGGGCGGCCAGAACGAGCCGCGCGATGCGATCGCCGGCACGGTATGGGCGCTGCTGACCCATCCCGACCAGCTGGCGCTGGCGACGAGCGGCACGATCCCGTGGCTGCAGGTGTTCGAGGAATATGCGCGCTGGATCTCGCCGATCGGGATGTCGCCGCGGCGGATCGCAAAGCCGTGGACGATCAGGGACGTCGCGTTCGAGACCAATGAGCGCGTGTTCCTGATGTTCGGCTCGGCGAACCGCGATGAGAAGCATTTCGACCGGCCCGACGCGTTCGACGTGCGCCGCGACGCCGGCAAGAGCATCGCGTTCGGTGCCGGCCCCCATTTCTGCGCCGGCGCCTGGGCCTCGCGCGCCATGGTCGCCGACGTCGCGCTGCCCGCGATCTTCAACCGGCTGACGAATCTGCGCCTGATCGAGCACAAGCCGGCGCGGATCGGCGGCTGGGCGTTCCGCGGCCTGCTGGATCTGCCGGTGACGTGGGACGCCTAA
- a CDS encoding DUF3551 domain-containing protein, which produces MRLLGALLLALGVLWMTRPASAQMYDPRYPVCMHVYGELVGERMDCIFTSLDQCQAGAVGLPATCLVNPYYAPRSARPYRPER; this is translated from the coding sequence GTGAGGTTGCTTGGAGCGCTGCTGCTTGCGCTGGGTGTGCTTTGGATGACAAGGCCGGCATCCGCGCAAATGTATGATCCGCGCTATCCCGTCTGCATGCATGTTTACGGTGAGTTGGTCGGCGAACGCATGGACTGCATCTTCACGTCGCTGGATCAGTGCCAGGCCGGCGCTGTGGGGCTGCCGGCGACCTGTCTGGTGAACCCCTATTATGCGCCGAGGTCGGCGCGTCCTTACCGGCCTGAACGATGA
- a CDS encoding RNA polymerase sigma factor, with translation MRQAHVTSLPPTSSGDAELVQRALARDEAAIRAIMQANNRRLFRLARGILRNDHEAEDVVQDAYVRAFTHLDQFRGESSLSTWLSRIAMNEALGRLRRRHSSVEWSDLPKGAPEAQIIQFPLSSTDDPEKSMAQREIQHVVEHAIDELPEAFRLVFITRVIEGMNVEETAEILGLKPETVKTRLHRARTMLRDNVERKIGPVVMEAFPFAGKRCERLTEAVLKRLRATA, from the coding sequence ATGCGCCAGGCCCATGTAACGTCCCTGCCGCCGACCAGCTCGGGCGATGCCGAGCTCGTGCAACGCGCGCTCGCCCGCGACGAGGCCGCAATCCGCGCCATCATGCAGGCGAATAATCGCCGGCTGTTCCGGCTGGCGCGCGGCATCCTGCGCAACGACCACGAGGCCGAGGACGTGGTTCAGGACGCCTATGTGCGCGCCTTTACCCATCTCGACCAGTTCCGCGGCGAGTCCAGCCTTTCGACCTGGCTGTCGCGGATCGCAATGAACGAGGCGCTCGGCCGCCTGCGCCGCAGGCACAGCAGCGTCGAATGGTCCGATCTGCCGAAAGGTGCTCCTGAAGCCCAGATCATCCAGTTCCCCCTGTCGTCAACAGACGATCCGGAAAAATCCATGGCCCAGCGTGAGATCCAGCACGTCGTCGAGCACGCGATCGACGAGCTGCCCGAGGCGTTCCGCCTCGTCTTCATCACCCGCGTGATCGAGGGCATGAATGTCGAGGAGACCGCTGAGATCCTCGGCCTCAAGCCGGAAACCGTGAAGACCCGCCTGCACCGCGCCCGCACCATGCTGCGCGACAATGTCGAGCGGAAGATCGGCCCCGTCGTCATGGAGGCCTTTCCCTTCGCGGGCAAGCGCTGCGAGCGATTGACCGAGGCGGTTCTGAAACGGCTCCGCGCCACGGCCTGA
- a CDS encoding cupredoxin domain-containing protein: MLSGRCLATLALLALGAMAVPAHAATIQIVMENLVISPAEVSAKAGDTIEWVNKDVFAHTATAKNGDFDVTIAPKKTVKSVLTKAGTVDYYCRYHPNMKAVLTIAP; the protein is encoded by the coding sequence ATGTTGTCAGGACGCTGTCTCGCAACGCTGGCCTTGCTCGCGCTCGGCGCGATGGCCGTCCCGGCGCATGCGGCCACCATCCAGATCGTGATGGAAAACCTGGTGATCTCGCCGGCCGAGGTGTCGGCCAAGGCCGGCGACACCATCGAATGGGTCAACAAGGACGTGTTCGCCCACACCGCCACCGCGAAGAACGGCGACTTCGACGTGACCATCGCGCCGAAGAAGACGGTCAAGTCGGTTCTGACCAAGGCCGGCACGGTCGACTATTACTGCCGCTACCATCCCAACATGAAGGCGGTGCTGACGATCGCACCATAG
- a CDS encoding dihydrodipicolinate synthase family protein, with translation MTAVAKRPYRGVFPVAPTIFDANGNLDLDGQRRCVDFMIDAGSHGICILANFSEQFVLTDAERETVMHAVLEHVAGRIPVIVTTTHFSSAVCAARSRQAETAGAAMVMIMPPYHGATFRVGEPGIHEFYRVVSDAINIPIMIQDAPVAGTPLSVDFLARMAKELANIRYFKIEVPMAANKLRGLIEKGGAEIEGPWDGEEAITLMADLDAGATGAMTGGGYPDGIRQIIDPFFAGRRDEAVQTYARWLPLINYENRQCGLQACKVLMREGGVIKSDAVRHPLQPLHPATRAGLIEIARTLDPVVLRWGR, from the coding sequence ATGACAGCAGTCGCAAAGCGCCCCTATCGCGGCGTCTTCCCCGTGGCGCCGACCATCTTTGACGCCAATGGCAATCTCGACCTCGACGGACAACGGCGCTGCGTCGACTTCATGATCGACGCCGGCTCCCACGGCATCTGCATCCTCGCCAATTTCTCCGAACAGTTCGTGCTGACCGACGCCGAGCGCGAGACCGTGATGCATGCGGTGCTCGAGCATGTCGCCGGCCGCATTCCCGTCATCGTCACCACGACACATTTCTCCTCGGCGGTCTGTGCGGCGCGCAGCCGTCAGGCGGAAACCGCCGGGGCTGCCATGGTGATGATCATGCCGCCCTATCACGGCGCCACCTTCCGCGTCGGCGAGCCGGGCATCCATGAATTTTATCGGGTCGTGTCGGATGCCATCAACATCCCGATCATGATCCAGGACGCGCCGGTCGCGGGCACGCCACTCTCGGTCGACTTCCTGGCACGGATGGCAAAGGAGCTCGCCAACATCAGATACTTCAAGATCGAGGTGCCGATGGCCGCGAACAAGCTGCGCGGTCTGATCGAGAAGGGCGGCGCCGAGATCGAGGGGCCGTGGGACGGCGAGGAGGCGATCACGCTGATGGCCGATCTCGATGCCGGCGCCACCGGTGCGATGACCGGCGGCGGCTATCCCGACGGCATCCGCCAGATCATCGATCCGTTCTTCGCCGGCCGGCGCGACGAGGCGGTGCAGACCTATGCGCGCTGGCTGCCGCTGATCAATTACGAGAATCGGCAATGCGGGCTGCAGGCCTGCAAGGTGCTGATGCGCGAAGGCGGCGTCATCAAGTCCGATGCGGTGCGCCACCCGCTGCAACCGCTGCATCCGGCAACGCGCGCGGGCCTGATCGAGATCGCGCGCACGCTCGATCCGGTGGTGCTGCGCTGGGGACGCTAA
- a CDS encoding 4-amino-4-deoxy-L-arabinose transferase, with the protein MTSTGADIARGGTAAAGTSAGRRHPLFALLLLALVPRLAAALWPNVMYPDEIFQYLEPAWRMLGHDGILTWEWREGIRGWFLPTLLAGPVAVGRLIAPGGEGAFLVPRLVAATASLSIVVSAWYFGARISRTHAIVAAFAAAVWFELILLAPHTLGEPLATALIVPAALLVTGRPSPRHLAIGGALLAFAFVCRFQYAPAIAMLALGACWMRWRSLIPLIAGGLAALVLTAAIDLAHGAVPFAWLIGNIKENLLHDRATEFGVTPASAYLVNFLIVWSAAIVLPLAAIWRGARHAPLLLAVALVNLVFHSLIAHKEYRFVFLSVVLFIIVAALGSADWVQWLRAKPGWRRWALPIVTGGWALLSVTLAGASEGMRDYWTRGVGAARLAADLRSDPQMCGLALYNVRFQLLPGRERLVGPVPLYALEPADPLAELILPPLLQATRPAFNRILARPAAAGDLPADYSRQSCARVGIAEACIYARSGSCDASAAAAFVINDVLVRMGH; encoded by the coding sequence ATGACCAGCACCGGCGCGGATATCGCGCGCGGCGGCACCGCCGCGGCCGGGACATCGGCCGGGCGTCGACATCCGCTGTTCGCATTGCTGTTGCTGGCCTTGGTCCCGCGCCTTGCGGCCGCGCTCTGGCCCAACGTGATGTATCCCGACGAGATCTTTCAATATCTCGAGCCGGCGTGGCGGATGCTCGGCCATGACGGCATTTTGACGTGGGAGTGGCGCGAAGGCATTCGCGGCTGGTTCCTGCCGACATTGCTGGCCGGGCCGGTCGCGGTGGGCCGCTTGATTGCGCCGGGCGGCGAGGGCGCTTTCCTGGTGCCGCGCCTGGTCGCCGCAACGGCGTCGCTGTCGATCGTGGTCAGCGCCTGGTACTTCGGTGCACGCATCTCGCGAACCCATGCCATCGTCGCGGCGTTCGCGGCTGCGGTCTGGTTCGAGTTGATCCTGCTCGCGCCGCACACATTGGGCGAGCCGCTGGCGACGGCGCTCATCGTACCGGCGGCGCTGCTGGTGACCGGTCGTCCGTCGCCGCGGCATCTCGCGATCGGCGGCGCGTTGCTCGCTTTCGCCTTTGTCTGTCGCTTTCAGTACGCGCCGGCCATCGCCATGCTTGCCCTCGGCGCCTGCTGGATGCGTTGGCGAAGCCTGATTCCGCTGATCGCGGGCGGTCTCGCCGCGCTGGTGCTCACCGCCGCGATCGACCTTGCGCATGGCGCCGTGCCGTTCGCCTGGCTGATCGGCAACATCAAGGAAAACCTGCTGCACGATCGCGCGACCGAGTTCGGCGTGACGCCGGCTTCGGCCTATCTCGTCAACTTCCTGATCGTGTGGTCGGCGGCGATCGTGTTGCCGCTCGCTGCGATCTGGCGCGGCGCGCGCCATGCGCCGCTGCTGCTGGCCGTGGCGCTGGTCAACCTCGTCTTCCATAGCCTGATCGCGCACAAGGAATACCGCTTCGTCTTCCTGTCGGTTGTGCTGTTCATCATCGTCGCGGCGCTGGGATCGGCCGATTGGGTGCAATGGCTGCGCGCAAAACCCGGTTGGCGACGCTGGGCGTTGCCGATCGTCACCGGCGGCTGGGCCTTGCTCTCGGTGACGCTCGCCGGCGCCAGCGAGGGGATGCGCGACTACTGGACGCGCGGTGTCGGCGCGGCGCGGCTTGCCGCCGACCTGCGCAGCGATCCGCAGATGTGCGGCCTCGCACTTTACAATGTCCGTTTCCAGCTGTTGCCGGGGCGGGAACGATTGGTCGGCCCAGTGCCGCTCTATGCGCTCGAGCCCGCCGATCCGCTCGCCGAGCTGATCCTGCCGCCGCTGTTGCAGGCGACCAGGCCGGCCTTCAACCGCATCCTCGCGCGGCCCGCGGCGGCCGGTGATCTGCCGGCGGATTATTCAAGGCAAAGCTGTGCCCGCGTCGGCATCGCCGAGGCCTGCATCTATGCACGAAGCGGCAGCTGCGACGCATCCGCCGCCGCGGCTTTTGTCATCAATGACGTGCTCGTGAGGATGGGCCACTAG
- a CDS encoding helix-turn-helix transcriptional regulator, translating to MKADYAFKTSVVSDITPALLAIGRHTFPEALIGALRRVAGVGHCMVFSFTGPRTAACLLDVGNIPTGRDLGIAYSEHFHQADPNRDAVFEGRMQAAPIVLPNFARRMYSDGYRKIFFDDSDIVDKFASAIWTGDTCFYVNFYQITAQGRFSREQIARLAAVAPALTAAVARHFQPDPAADVDPIERLKILFATAEPLARLTGREKEVCLRILSGLSSEAIAAELGIGLHSALTYRKRAYDKLGISSQNELFAIALRLMASARQLN from the coding sequence ATGAAGGCAGATTACGCCTTCAAGACTTCTGTCGTCAGCGACATCACGCCGGCGCTGCTGGCGATCGGCCGCCACACCTTTCCAGAGGCCCTGATCGGCGCGCTCCGCCGCGTCGCCGGTGTCGGTCATTGCATGGTGTTCTCGTTCACCGGCCCGCGGACCGCCGCGTGCCTGCTGGATGTCGGCAACATCCCGACCGGGCGCGACCTCGGGATCGCCTATTCCGAACATTTCCATCAGGCCGACCCGAACCGCGATGCGGTGTTCGAGGGGCGGATGCAGGCCGCGCCGATCGTGCTGCCGAACTTTGCCCGCCGCATGTACAGCGACGGCTACCGCAAGATCTTCTTCGACGACTCCGACATTGTCGACAAGTTCGCTTCCGCGATCTGGACCGGCGACACCTGCTTCTATGTCAACTTCTACCAGATCACCGCGCAAGGCCGCTTCAGCCGCGAGCAGATCGCGCGCCTGGCCGCGGTCGCGCCGGCGCTGACGGCGGCGGTGGCGCGGCATTTCCAGCCCGACCCGGCAGCGGATGTTGATCCGATCGAGCGGTTGAAGATCCTGTTTGCAACCGCCGAGCCGCTCGCCAGGCTGACCGGGCGCGAGAAGGAGGTCTGCCTGCGCATCCTCTCCGGTCTCAGCTCGGAAGCGATCGCCGCGGAGCTCGGCATCGGGCTGCACTCCGCCCTCACCTATCGCAAGCGTGCCTATGACAAGCTCGGCATCTCCTCGCAGAACGAGCTGTTCGCGATCGCGCTGCGCCTGATGGCCTCGGCGCGCCAGCTGAACTGA
- a CDS encoding nuclear transport factor 2 family protein, with protein MTDHATIARRYIDLWNERTPSRRREMLSENWTADARYIDPLMSGDGHEGVDALIAGVQQKFPDFSFKLIGEPNGFGDHVRFSWGLGPDGVDSPIKGTDFATLKDGRIRSITGFLDQVPGA; from the coding sequence ATGACCGACCATGCCACCATCGCCCGCCGCTATATCGATCTCTGGAACGAGCGGACGCCGAGCCGGCGCCGCGAGATGCTGAGCGAGAACTGGACCGCCGATGCGCGCTATATCGATCCGCTGATGAGCGGCGACGGCCATGAGGGCGTCGACGCGCTGATCGCGGGCGTGCAGCAGAAGTTTCCGGACTTCAGCTTCAAGCTGATCGGGGAGCCGAACGGCTTCGGCGACCATGTCCGGTTCTCCTGGGGCCTCGGCCCTGACGGCGTCGACAGCCCGATCAAGGGCACCGACTTCGCCACGCTGAAGGACGGCCGGATCAGGAGCATCACCGGCTTCCTCGACCAGGTGCCGGGCGCCTGA
- a CDS encoding LysR family transcriptional regulator, which translates to MEWRDWELFCEVVEHGGFTAAARVLGHPKSSLSAAVQRLEANLGLRLIERTTRHLRLTDSGETIYRKVRPLFAALHDTHSEALAMSSAVAGTLRIKAPYEFGAHHAGPVACAVMGRYPELAIRIDVEHDIVNPIAENYDIVFAMLEAPLPSAGIVIRRVFTLERGLFAAPALLEKFGEPRTLDDLRKLPLLTGPSDPPWAITAPGGAVEHLAVDRARLTSSNAHVRLQAALAGHGVLRVTASYTRAAVAAGQLRRLLPDHACEPLNVHALLPARQFVPAKVRCFLDAMEAHARGDPEAYIRP; encoded by the coding sequence ATGGAGTGGCGCGACTGGGAGCTGTTTTGCGAGGTTGTCGAGCATGGCGGCTTCACGGCGGCCGCGCGCGTGCTTGGACATCCCAAATCGAGCCTCAGTGCTGCGGTGCAGCGTCTCGAAGCAAATCTCGGGCTGCGGTTGATCGAGCGCACCACCCGCCACCTGCGGCTGACCGATTCCGGCGAGACCATCTATCGCAAGGTGCGCCCGCTGTTCGCCGCGCTGCACGACACCCACAGCGAGGCGCTGGCGATGTCGAGCGCGGTCGCGGGCACGCTGCGGATCAAGGCGCCTTATGAATTCGGCGCGCATCACGCGGGGCCGGTCGCCTGCGCGGTGATGGGCCGCTACCCCGAACTCGCGATCCGGATCGATGTCGAGCATGACATCGTCAACCCGATCGCCGAGAACTACGACATCGTGTTTGCGATGCTGGAGGCGCCGCTGCCGTCGGCCGGCATCGTGATCCGCCGCGTCTTCACGCTCGAGCGCGGCCTGTTCGCAGCCCCCGCGCTGCTGGAGAAATTCGGCGAACCACGCACGCTGGATGATCTGCGAAAGCTGCCGCTGTTGACCGGTCCCAGCGACCCGCCATGGGCGATCACCGCCCCCGGCGGCGCGGTCGAGCATCTTGCGGTCGACCGCGCGCGCCTGACCAGTTCGAATGCCCATGTCCGCCTGCAGGCAGCGCTCGCCGGCCATGGCGTGCTTCGGGTCACCGCCAGCTACACCCGCGCCGCCGTCGCGGCCGGGCAGTTGCGGCGGCTGCTGCCCGATCACGCCTGCGAACCGCTCAACGTGCACGCGCTGTTGCCGGCGCGGCAATTTGTCCCGGCGAAGGTGCGCTGCTTCCTCGACGCGATGGAGGCGCATGCGCGCGGCGATCCGGAGGCCTATATCAGGCCGTAG
- a CDS encoding NADH:flavin oxidoreductase/NADH oxidase, translating to MSQPLLFQPITLRGVTSRNRILISPMCQYSATDGLANDWHLVHLGKFAQGGAGLVMVEAAAVTAEGRITHGDVGIWNDEQIAPLERIAAFLKDNGAVPSIQLAHAGRKASMQRPWYGNAALDAADRARGDLPWRTVAPSAVPMEEGWLMPHALDMAELAALREQWRRATLRAVEAGFEFVEVHCAHGYLLHEFLSPLSNRRTDAYGGDRAGRMRYPLEIIETVRAAWPAERPLSVRISSVDGIDGGLTLEDQVAFAREARARGVDLIDCSSGGLLGSATAARIPRGYGFQVPYADEIRRAADIATIAVGLILHPQQAEDVLAKGHADLVAIGREALFDPNWPLHAELALGTGGGEVFASWPKQYGWWLERREPGLRRLDGPPLPFRQS from the coding sequence ATGTCGCAGCCGCTTCTGTTTCAGCCGATCACGCTTCGCGGCGTGACCTCCCGAAACCGCATCCTGATCTCGCCGATGTGCCAGTATTCGGCAACCGACGGCTTGGCCAATGATTGGCATCTCGTGCATCTCGGCAAGTTCGCTCAGGGCGGTGCCGGGCTCGTGATGGTCGAGGCCGCGGCGGTGACCGCGGAGGGCCGCATCACCCATGGCGATGTCGGCATCTGGAACGACGAGCAGATCGCGCCGCTCGAGCGGATCGCCGCCTTCCTCAAGGACAATGGCGCGGTGCCCTCGATCCAGCTTGCGCATGCCGGCCGCAAGGCCAGCATGCAGCGTCCCTGGTACGGCAATGCCGCTCTCGATGCGGCCGATCGCGCCCGCGGCGATTTGCCGTGGCGGACGGTGGCGCCGAGCGCGGTCCCGATGGAGGAAGGCTGGTTGATGCCGCACGCGCTCGATATGGCCGAGCTCGCCGCGCTGCGCGAGCAATGGCGGCGCGCCACCTTGCGCGCGGTGGAGGCCGGCTTCGAATTCGTCGAGGTGCATTGCGCGCATGGCTATCTGCTGCACGAATTCCTCTCGCCATTGTCGAACCGCCGCACCGACGCCTATGGCGGCGATCGCGCCGGGCGGATGCGCTATCCGCTCGAGATCATCGAGACCGTGCGCGCGGCCTGGCCGGCGGAGCGGCCGCTGTCGGTGCGGATCTCCTCGGTCGACGGTATCGACGGCGGCCTGACGCTCGAGGACCAGGTCGCGTTCGCCCGCGAAGCCAGGGCGCGCGGCGTCGATTTGATCGATTGCTCGTCGGGCGGCCTGCTCGGCTCGGCGACCGCGGCGCGGATTCCGCGCGGCTACGGCTTTCAGGTGCCCTATGCCGATGAGATCCGCCGCGCCGCCGACATTGCGACCATCGCGGTCGGCCTCATCCTGCACCCGCAGCAGGCCGAAGACGTTCTCGCCAAAGGCCATGCCGATCTGGTCGCGATCGGCCGCGAGGCGCTGTTCGATCCGAACTGGCCGCTGCATGCCGAGCTTGCGCTTGGCACTGGAGGCGGCGAGGTGTTCGCGTCCTGGCCGAAGCAGTACGGTTGGTGGCTGGAGCGGCGCGAGCCGGGCCTGCGCCGGCTCGATGGCCCGCCGCTGCCGTTCCGCCAGAGCTGA
- a CDS encoding DUF4142 domain-containing protein: MFVRLSIAVAALSLLNCAALAQGAKPTDPQIAHIAYTAGVIDINAAKQAEEKASNKEIKAFAKDMARDHEAVNKQALDLVKKLKVTPEDNDTSKALSKQAADKLAELGKLKGAAYDKAYIDNEVAYHKAVNTALETQLIPSASNPELKSLLQTGLKIFQGHQQHAEHVAAGLK; the protein is encoded by the coding sequence ATGTTCGTTCGATTGAGTATCGCGGTCGCCGCGCTCAGCCTTCTCAACTGCGCTGCGCTGGCGCAGGGCGCAAAGCCGACCGATCCGCAGATCGCACATATCGCCTATACGGCAGGTGTGATCGACATCAATGCCGCCAAGCAGGCGGAAGAGAAGGCTTCCAACAAGGAGATCAAGGCGTTCGCCAAGGACATGGCGCGCGACCACGAGGCGGTGAACAAGCAGGCGCTCGACCTCGTCAAGAAGCTGAAAGTGACGCCGGAAGACAACGACACCAGCAAGGCGCTCTCGAAGCAGGCGGCCGACAAGCTCGCCGAGCTCGGCAAGCTGAAGGGCGCCGCCTACGACAAGGCCTATATCGACAACGAGGTCGCCTACCACAAGGCCGTCAACACCGCGCTGGAGACGCAGCTGATTCCCTCGGCCAGCAATCCCGAGCTGAAGAGCCTGCTGCAGACCGGCCTGAAGATCTTCCAGGGCCACCAGCAGCATGCCGAACACGTCGCGGCCGGCCTGAAGTGA